The Herbaspirillum sp. DW155 genomic interval GTAGCCGTACAGGCGGAAATTGTCGAGCAGGCGCCGACGCAGTTCCTCTATCTTGCGCGCTTCCGAGGGCAAGACGTCGGCGATGTTTTCGGGGAGAAGCCAGTTAGGCATAAACAAAAGTCAAAGCAGAAAAAAACGGTTTGCGTACTTGCGTGGCGCGAACGACAACGAGGCAAGCAGGCGTCCAGACGAACAATCGGGGCGGTCCGGGAATGCCTGCCGCCCCTCTTCTTGCGAACCGGGAAAATTGCATCCCGGAACATGATGTCCGACCCAAAAAAAGGAAAGATGCCCTTTACCAGCGGCATCCATCCGGTTCGCCCTGCCCGCCGGAAATGCACGGCGGCGCAGAACTGTTCACATTATCGCCTGATAAGCGGATTTTTACTTCTTCGCAGCGCTGGCAGTGCCGCCGCCGACTCCCTTGAAGTACTTGAAGAACTCCGAACTCGGATCCACCACCATGACATCGTGACGGTTCTTGAAGCTGGCGCGGTAGGCTTCCAGGCTGCGATAGAACTTGTAGAAGTCCGGGTTCTGGCCGAAAGCCTGGGCGTAGATCTGGGATGCCTTGGCATCGCCGGCACCACGGATCTTTTCGGATTCGCGATAGGCTTCGGCCAGGATCACCACACGCTGGCGGTCGGCGTCGGCGCGGATCTTCTCGGATTCGGCGGCACCGGTGGAGCGCAGTTCGTTGGCCACCCGCACGCGCTCGGACTTCATGCGTTCGAATACCGAGTTGTTGATCTGGTCCACGTAGTCCACACGGCGCAGGCGCACGTCGATGACTTCCACGCCAATCTGCTTGGCTTCGTTGGCCACGCGCGCCTGGATGGCGTCCATGACCCTGTTGCGCTGGCTGGAGATGACTTCACGCACGGTGCGCTTGGTGATCTCATCGTTCAGCGCGGCCTTGACGATCTGCGACAGGCGGTCCTGGGTACGGCGCTCGTCGGCGCCGAAGCTGACGAAGTACAGGCGCGGGTCAACGATGCGCCACTTGACGTAGGCATCGACCAGCACGTTCATCTTTTCGGCGGTGATGAAGCGGTCGGCGTCGGGGGTATCCAGGGTCTGGATGCGCTTGTCCAGATACATCACGTTCTGGAACGGCGGCGGCAGCTTGAAGTGCAGGCCCGGTTCGGTGATGACCTGCTTGACTTCACCGAGGGCGAAGACGATGGCCGCAGAACGCTGGTCCACCACGAAGATGGTGGACGAAGCCAGCCAGATCGCCACCACGGCGACGATCACGGAAGTAACGAGGCGGCCCATCAGCGCACCTCCCTTTCACGCGCATCACGGGGATCGCGGTTTCTCGAATCTCGCATCAGCTCGGAAGAATACACGGTGTCGTTTCCTGCAGTCGAATTGGTGGACGCGGCACTGGGCAGGGCCTGGCTGGCCGCCGGCGCCTGCGGCTTGCCGCTGGCCGGGGCCGCATCGGCGCCGCTTTGCTGGATCAGCTTGTCCAGGGGCAGGTACAGGAGGTTGCTGCCATTCTTCACATCGACCATGACCTTGGTGGTATTGGCGAAGATCTGCTGCATGGTTTCCAGGTACATGCGATCACGGGTGACGGCCGGGGCCTTGGCGTAGGCTTCCTGCACCTGGGTGAAGCGCGAGGCGTCACCTTCGGCATTGGCTACCACGCGGGAGCGGTAAGCTTCGGCTTCTTCCAGCAGGCGCGAGGCGGCGCCGGAAGCGCGCGGGATCACGTCGTTGGCATAGGCCTGGCCTTCGTTCTTCAGGCGTTCGCGGTCCTGGCCGGCCTTGACGGCATCATCGAAGGCGGCTTGCACCTGTTCGGGCGGTTGCACGCCTTGCATGGTGACGTTGGTGATCTGCACGCCGGACTTGTAGCGGTCCAGGATCTGCTGCATGCGCTGGCTCACGTCCAATGCGACTTTTTCACGGCCTTCATAGAGCACGAAGTCCATCTTGCTGCGGCCGACGATCTCGCGGATGGCGGTTTCGGCAACCTGGCGCACGGAATCATCCGGGTCACGGTTGTTGAACAGCCATTCGGCCGCGTTCTTGAGCTTGTACTGGACGGCAAACTGGATGTCGATGATGTTTTCATCATCGGTGAGCATCAGGGATTCCTTCAACTGCTTGTTGCGCACGTTGCCGCGATAGCCAATCTCGGCGGTGCGCACCTGCGACATGTTGACGATCTCATGACCCTGGATGGGATAGGGCCAGCGCCAGTTGAAGCCCGGCAGCGTGGTGTGGCTGTAGCGGCCGAAGGTGGTCACCACGGCGGTCTGGCCTTCCTGCACGATAAAGAAACCGCTGGCCAGCCAGAGGAAGACGACGATGACGGCAATGACGCCCACGCCGATGCCGGCGCCCTTGACGTCACCACGATTGAAACCGCCGCCACCGTTGCCGCCATCGGAACCACCACCCTTGCGGCCGAGCAGGCCGGCGATGCGTTGGTTGAAGTCGCGCCAGAGCTGGTCGAGGTCGGGCGGACCGTCATTGTTGCCGGACGGTTTTTCGGGCCGTTTGTCGCCGTTACTTCCGTTATTCTGATTCTCGCGGTTGTCGTTTTGCGAACCACGTCCCCATTGGGGGTCGTTCAACGAAAACTTGACACCGATTTTCCTGAATAAAGACACAAGCATGCGTTTGCGTTCCGGCTGAAGTGATGGATTAAGAGAATCTAGGAGGAATGCGCGCCAGGAACGAGCAACGAGCCGTCCCCTCGAACGGCTCAAGCGTGCATGTCTTCGGAATCGACTGGCTCAGAACGGCTGCGACCCCTGGCCTCCAAGGCGGCCTTGAGCGAAGCGGCGATCGCTTCGCGCAGCAGATCCAGGCCAGCACCAGACTTGGCACTGACGAAAACCCGCTGGATTTTACCATACTCGTCATATTCGACCGCCGGTTCCAGACCGGCGGCGTCGATCTTGTTCCAGACCAGGATTTGCGGCACGTGGTCAGCGCCGATTTCCTTCAAGACCAGATTGACCTGCTCGATCTGTTCCATCCGCACCGGGCTGGCGGCATCCACCACGTGCAGCAGCAGGTCGGCATGGATGGTTTCTTCCAGGGTGGCGCGGAAGGCTTCGACCAGCTGGTGAGGCAGTTCGCGGATGAAACCCACGGTATCCGAAATCACCACGTGCCCGACCTCGCCCAGGTAGACACGACGGGAAGTCGTATCCAGCGTGGCAAAGAGCTGGTTGGCGGCATACACCCCGGCCTTGGCCAGGGAATTGAAGATGGTCGACTTGCCGGCGTTGGTATAACCCACCAGCGAGACTGAGAAGGTTTCGCTGCGGCCGCGCGCACGGCGCTGCGTAGCATGTTGCCGGCGCAGCTTGGCCAGCACCGCCCGCAAGGCCTTGACGCGCTCGCCCAGCAGGCGCCGGTCAGTTTCGAGCTGGGTTTCACCGGGGCCACGCAGGCCGATACCACCCTTCTGGCGCTCCAGGTGGGTCCAGCCGCGGATCAGGCGGGTCGCCAGATGCTGCAACTGGGCCAGTTCGACCTGCACCTTGCCCTCGTGGCTCTTGGCACGCTGCGCGAAGATATCGAGGATCAGGCTGGTACGGTCGAGCACACGCACCTTCAACACCCGCTCCAGGTTGCGTTGCTGGGCCGGCGACAAGGCGTGATTGAAAATGACCAGTTCGAGCTGGAGATCGGCAACAGCTTCGGCGACTTCTTGCGCCTTGCCGGTACCAACGAAGAGAGCGGCATCCGGACTGGCACGGCGGCCGGTGATGGTGATCACCGGTTCCGCACCAGCCGATTTTGCCAACAGGAAGAGCTCATCCAGACTAGCGGCGAAATCGTTCTTGCCGAAGTCCAGGCCGACTAACGCGGCACGCATGTCAAAATGCCCACGGCGTCAAGCCGGCCAGGTAGACCATTATTCGTCGGACGAGGATTCGAGACTGAGATTGACCGCGCGTGCAGGCACGACGGTAGAGATGGCGTGTTTGTAAACCATTTGCGTAACGGTGTTACGCAGCAGAACTACATATTGATCGAAAGACTCCACATGGCCTTGCAGCTTGATGCCGTTGACCAGATAGATAGAGACGGGAACGTGCTCTTTTCTCAATGCGTTCAGGAATGGGTCTTGTAACAATTGCCCTTTGTTGCTCATGGCAGCTCCACGGTGTTGTTGTGATTAGGACTTGGAGGCACTTCAAGGAATATCAAGTGCTTGACCAACTTTATGCTATTCAATTTAAACGATTTTCGCTCCAACGCCAAAAAACATTGATCGAATAGCAGGATTTACGACTATTTTTCCTGCCGGATGAAAGGATTCTTGCCCGACTTGAACTCGATACGCAGTGGAGTGCCGACCAGGGAGAAAGTTTCCCGGAAGTGCTTTTCCAGATAACGCTTGTAATTGTCGTCGATGGCTTCCAGCGCATTGCCGTGAATCACCACCACCGGCGGGTTCTGCCCCCCCTGGTGCGCATAGCGCAGCTTGGGACGGATCGAACCCTTGCGGCGCGGCTGCTGGTGTTCCAGCGCTTCTTCCAGCGCACGCGTGAGGCGCGGGGTGCTCAGCTTGGCCATGGCGGCAGCGTAGGCCGAATCAATCGACTTCATCAGCGGACCGATGCCGGTCGACTTCAGGGCCGAGATGAAGTGGAACTTGGCGAAGGAAAGAAAATTCAGTTTGCGCTCCAGATCCATCTTGATCTGGTTGCGCTGGTCGCTTTCCATGCCATCCCATTTGTTCACACCGACCACCAGCGCCCTGCCCGACTCCAGCACGAAGCCGGCGATGTGGGCATCCTGCTCGGAAATATCCTGCTGGGCATCCAGCAGCAGCAGCACGACGTTGGCGTCTGAAATCGATTTCAGCGTCTTGACCACGGAAAACTTCTCGATGGCCTCGAACACCTTGCCACGGCGGCGGATGCCGGCGGTATCGATCAGCGTGTAGTGACGGCCTTCGCGCTCGAACGGAATTTCAATCGAGTCGCGCGTGGTACCCGGCATGTCGAAGGCGATCACGCGCTCTTCGCCCAGCAGCGTGTTGACCAGGGTCGACTTGCCCACGTTGGGACGGCCGACGATGGCGATCTTGGTGCCGCGCACGGCCGGCTCTTCCGCTTCAGGCTCCTGGGCGCGCTGGGCTTCGACCTGATCCAGGGCTTCCTGCACCAGGTCGGCCACGCCGTCACCGTGAGCGGCGGAGATCACATAAGGATCGCCCATGCCCAGCTCGTAGAAGTCGGCGGTGACCGAGGTGTACTTCATGCCTTCGGACTTGTTGACCACCAGCAGCACGGAACGGCCGCACTTGCGCAGGAAGTCGGTGATGGTCTTGTCGTGCGGCGTCAATCCCTGGCGGCCGTCGACGATGAACACCACGATGTCGGCCTCGACCACTGCCTGCTTGGTCTGCTTGGCCATCTCATACATGATCCCGTCCTTGGCGACGGGTTCGAAGCCACCGGTATCGATCACCAGGAACGGACGTTCGCCGACCCGGCCTTCGCCGTAGTGACGATCGCGCGTCAGGCCGGGCAGGTCCGCCACCAGCGCATCGCGGCTGCGGGTGAGCCTGTTGAACAACGTCGATTTGCCGACGTTGGGACGGCCTACAAGTGCAATTACCGGTTTCATTTCTTTTCTTGGGGGTCGTTCGTCACTGCCGCTTATTCGGCGACGACGGAGACCACGGTTCCTGATTTGGTTTGGAAAACGACAGACGAGCCGGTAGAGACCGGAGGCGCCTGGATAGCACTGCCGTCGGTAGCCAGACGGGCCACGAAGGCGCCGTCTTCCCGCGACAGGAAGTGAATATAACCCTGGAAGTCACCTACCGCCACCGCCTTGCCCACGCCGATCGGGCTGGAAAGCACGCGGTTCTTCAGACGGTCGTTGCGCCAGATGACGGCACCGGTATCCCGTGCAAACTCGGTGACGGCACCGCCGACATCGGCCGCATAGACGTAAGCGTCATCCAGATTGACGCCCACATCGCTGGAAAACTCCTTGATCCAGCGCACATTACCGTTGAGCAAGTCGAAGCAACCGATACGCCCCTGGTAGGATGCCGCGCAGATGTCACGCGAACCCAGTGCCGGCACGCCCGACACATCGGAGATACGTTCCAGTTCGGTGGTGCCACGCGGATCGCCCACCGGCACCTCCCAGCGCGGACCACCGTTGTTCAGTGCCAGCGCCGACAGACGGCCACCCGGCAATGCGACGAAAGCGGTTTGCGAACCGATCGCGATACCCGGCGCATTGCGCAAGGTCAGCGAGGGCAGGTTGCGCTGGACCATCCAGCGCTGGCTGCCATTGTCGGCATCGTACGCGGTCACGCGGTTATCGATGCTGCGAATGACCACCAGGCCTTCGCCCACGGCCGGTGCCGACAGCACTTCGCTGGGCGCCTGGGCGCTCCAGGTCGGCTTGCCGGTAGCGGCATCGAAGGCCTGGATGCGACCCTTCTCGCCGACCACCACCACGGTGCTGCCATCGCTGCCCACGCCGGCCGTCAGTTCGCCCTCAGCGCGGCTGCGCCACAGGGTCTGGCCGTTCTGGGCATTGATGCGCACCACGGTGCCATCGTTGGCCGCAGCAAAGATGCTGCCGGCGGCAAATGCCGGGGTGAACTGGTAATTGCCGGACTTGCCGACGCTGACCGTCCAGGTAGCCTGGGCGCGCATTTTCTGGGTGAATTCGACCAGCGGTGCAGGCGGATTTGGATCCTTCTTGCTGGAGAACAGCGAGCAGCCGGACAAGGCCACCACGGCCGCCATGGCGGCCACGTTCAGCGCCAGCTTGCCGGCGCGGCGGGATCGTGCAAAGGATGTTGCCTGGGCAGCAGTGGCTGTCACACTACGCATATTCTGTTTCCTCTAAGCGATGGATGGGTTCGCGCGGGATTGCGGTTCCATTCCCGGGCAGATGATCCGCCGTAGCGGATCATGGCCCCGTCAATTCATGGACGCAAACGTTCGGTAGCAGCTCAGGCCTTGGGGGCTTCGCCGCCGATGGCGTCAAGCTTGATCTGGATCAGCTGGCGGCCTGGGTCCTTGGCGTCGCTCTTTTCCAGTGCCAGCTTGTAGGCGCTGCGGGCTTCGTCACGCTTGCCCTGGGCCGCCAGCACATCGCCCTTGCGGTCAGCGATGGCACCGGCGAACTGGGCCGGATAATCGCCCGACAAGACCTTCAGCGCCTCGTCATAGGACTTGGCATCGAGCAGCACGCCCGCCAGACGCACCGCCGCGATGGCCTTGTATTCCTTGCCACGGCCATGGTCGATCACCCATTGCAGCTGCTTCTTGGCCGCGTCCAGATCATTGGCATCGAAGGCCGACTTGGCCGCCACCAGCGCGCTCATCTCGGCGTAGGCGGTGCCGCTGAACTTGTCCTGGATATCGGCGGCGGCACGTTGCACCTTGGAATTGTCCTTGGCGGCCAGCGACTTCTGCTGTTCTTCATAGAGCACCGAGGCTTGCGCCGACTGGCGGCCCTGGTAAGTATTCCAGCCGGTCCAGGCGGCATAGCCGGCCAGCGCGATGATCAGCACCCAGGTCACCAGGTTGCCGTATTTCGCCCACCAGGCCTTGATGGAATCCAGCTGTTCTTGTTCTTCGAGATCGTATGCCATGTAACTCTGCGTTTAGATAAGTTGACGGTCGAGGTGAACGGGTCTTCAGGGGTGATAGTGCACGTGGTCGTGATCATGGTCATGATCGCCCACGATCTGTTCCACGATGTAGTCGACCACGCCGTCGAAGGCCATGTTGCTCTGGTTGGCACGCCCTTCCTCGGCATTGCCTTCGCGCATGTGCTTGACGGTGGCGGTACCGGCCTTGAGCTCGTCTTCGCCGATGATCACGGCAAAGGCAGCACCACTGGCATCGGCGCGTTTCATCTGCGCCTTGAACGAACCACCACCATTGGACGATGCGCAATGTAGCACAACATCGAGCCCGGCAGTCCGCAAACGTTCAGCCAGAACGAAAGATTGCAATTGTGCATCCTCGCCTTGATGGACCAGATAGACGTCGCACTGATTGGGTGCGTACTGTTCACCGCTGGCCTTCATCAGCTCCAGCAGGCGTTCCACGCCCATGGCGAAGCCGCAGGCCGGGGTCGGCTTGCCGCCGAACATTTCGATCAGCGGATCGTAGCGGCCACCGCCGCAGACCGTGCCCTGCGAGCCCAGCTGATCGGTGACCCACTCGAATACGGTACGGTTGTAGTAGTCCATGCCGCGCACCAGGCGCGGGTTGATGGTGAAGGGAATATTGTTGTGGCGCAGGATCTTCTGCACGCCCTCGAAGTGCGCGCGCGATTCTTCACCCAGGTAATCCAGCAGCTTGGGCGCGGCGTTCACCATCGCCTGCATGGCAGGATTCTTCGTATCGAGGATGCGCAGCGGGTTGGCGTGCAGGCGGCGCTGGGCGTCGGTGTCCAGCAAGTCCTTGTGCTGCTCGAAATAGGCGATCAGGTCGGCACGGTGCTTGTTGCGCTCTTCCGCGTTGCCGATGGAGTTCAGTTCCAGGCGGATGTCGGACAGGCCCAGGTCATCCCACAGGCGCTGGCACATCATGATCAGTTCGGCATCGATGTCCGGGCCGCTGAAGCCCACGGCTTCGGCACCGACCTGGTGGAACTGGCGATAACGGCCGCGCTGCGGACGCTCGTGGCGGAACATCGGGCCCACGTACCACAGGCGCTTGGGGCCGTCGTAGGTCAGGTTGTGTTCCAGGGCGGCACGCACCACGCCGGCGGTGTTTTCCGGACGCAGGGTCAGGTTGTCGCCGTTCATGGAATCGGTGAAGGAATACATCTCCTTCTCGACGATATCGGTCACCTCGCCCAGGCCACGCGCAAACAGCGCGGTCGGCTCGACGATGGGGGTGCGGATCTGCTGGAAACCGTAGCTCTTGAGCACCGATTGCACGGTGTTCTCGAACAGTTCCCACAGCGGTGCGTCGGCCGGCAGGATGTCATTCATGCCTTTGACGCCAACGATTTTTTCGACTTTCTTTTGTTCTGACATACCGAAATCCGGAATTTTGCTTTTTACTTCATTTTTGGAAGCTGGAATATGTCGCATCTTTCGTGCGACGGGCCAGCGCAAGTGTACTGCATGGCCCGCAACACCCTCTGGTAGCGGGCCACGCGGCGATCAGGCATGGCGGCCCTGACCGTAATGCGATTCGACGTATTCCAGCACCACGTTCTGGAATTCCTCGGCGATGCGTTCGCCGCGCAGGGTCATCTTCTTCTCGCCATCGATGAACACCGGTGCCGCCGGCGATTCGCCGGTGCCGGGCAGGCTGATACCGATGTTGGCGTGCTTGGATTCACCGGGACCATTGACGATGCAGCCCATCACGGCCACGTTCATGGCTTCCACGCCGGGGTACTTGCCCTTCCACACCGGCATCTGCTCACGCAGGAAGGTCTGGATCTTGTCCGCCAAATCCTGGAACACGGTCGAGGTGGTGCGACCGCAACCCGGGCAGGCGATCACCATCGGGGTGAACTTGCGCAGGCCCATGGTCTGCAGGATTTCCTGGCCGACCACCACTTCCTTGGTACGGTCGCCGCCCGGCTCGGGGGTCAGCGAGATGCGGATGGTGTCGCCGATGCCTTCCTGCAGCAGCACCGACAGCGCAGCCGTGGAGGCGACGATGCCCTTGCTGCCCATGCCGGCCTCGGTCAGGCCCAGGTGCAGCGGATAGTCGCAACGGCGCGCCAGTTCACGGTAGACCGCGATCAGGTCCTGCACGCCCGAGACCTTGCAGGAGAGGATGATCTTGTCGCCTGCCATGCCGAGTTCTTCGGCACGCTGGGCGTTTTCGATGGCCGATGTGACCAAGGCTTCATACATCACCGCCTGGGCCGACCAGGGTTCGGCGCGCCCGGCGTTTTCGTCCATGATGCGCGCCAGCAGGGCCTGGTCCAGGCTGCCCCAGTTGACACCGATGCGCACCGGCTTGTCGTACTTGCAGGCGACTTCGATCATCTGCGCGAACTGCGTGTCGCGCTTGGCGCCCTTGCCGACGTTGCCGGGGTTGATGCGGTACTTGGAAAGCGCCTGGGCACACTCCGGATAGTCGGTCAACAGGGTGTGGCCGTTGTAGTGGAAATCTCCCACCAGCGGCACATCCACCCCCATGCGGTCGAGCTGTTCACGGATCGCGGGCACGGCTGCCGCAGCCTCGGGCGTATTGACGGTCAGGCGAACGATTTCGGAGCCGGCGCGCGCCAGCTCCTTGATCTGGATCGCCGTGCCGATGGCGTCGGCCGTATCGGTATTGGTCATGGATTGCACCATGACCGGGGCGCCACCGCCAACGATGATCTCGCGCGCCCCATGGCTGATGACCACGCGGCGGCTGTTGCGGCGGGCCAGCGGCCCGGAGGCGATCGGGGAGGAAGACATGATGGACAGTCGGTTCAGTTCAGGTTCAGGCGGGCAACATTGCTGCCGCCTGGGGTTTTCAGGTCCAGCGGCTGGCCGCGCAAGGTAGCATCAACGCCGGCCGCGTTGCCGATGATCAGGGTGGCGGCGTCCGACACATCGAAGCTCTCGGTGGTGCCCGCCTTGAGCAGACGCGAGATGATGGTGCTCTTGTCAGCACGGCGGATTTCCACCCACGAATCCTCGCGGAAGGTCAGGCGCAGCAAATCCTTGCTGTTGACGATGTTCAAGCCGCTGGGCACGCTGGTCGAGGACATCTGCGACGGCGCAGCAGAAGAAGCGGCAGGCGCAGCCGACACCGAGGCCGACGCCGGCTGGCTGGCCGCAGGGGTGGCCGCCTGGACCGGCTCCGGCCTGGACGCCGCGGGCGCCGGGGCCTCTGCTGCCGGAGCAGCCGGCCTGGAGGCTTCCTCGGCAGGCGCGGGCGTGATGGTCTCTACGCGCGCATTGACGGGTGTGTCGCTGGAAGCCGCTTCTGTGGCCGGCGCAGGCTCCGCAGCAGCGTCCGGCGCCGCGGCAGATTCCACATGGTGCGACTTCAGGAAGGCCAGCTGCGGCACGTTGGTGCCCAGTTCGGTCCAACGCACGGCAGCAGCACCGGCCAGCAGCGCCAACACCACCACGCCTGCCAGGATGGGCAGCGCCGAGCTGTTGCCGCGCGTACTCATCATCATGGCCGGCAGCGGGCCTTCGGAGAAGGGGGTGGACAGCGAATGCTGCGGCACGATGTGGTCGCGCTGCTGCACTGCCGACTCCTGCGGCATGGCAGCCGCGAGCGCATGGGCATCCAGCCCCAGTACCTTGGCATAGCTGCGCACGAAGCCGCGTGCCACCGCCAGGCCAGGCAGGGCGGCGTAGTTGTCGGCCTCGATGGCCTGGATCTGGCGCGGAGCCAGCTTGACCAGGCTGGCCACCTGCTCGACGGACCAGCCCTTCTTCTGCCGCGCCCCAGCCAGCAAGGCACCGGGCAAGACCTGGGCCGGGGACGATGGGCCGGGGTCTTGCGGTTGCTGCGACGACATTTCGTTCATTTGTTGATCACTCATCAAATGCTCCACATGGAAAAGCTTTTTTTAGCCGGCGCTGGCCGGATTCTTTGGGAGCGTCCCTGCGCGGCATCTGCCGCGTCCCTTCGGGGAAATTCGATAACTTCAGCCTACCCTGACAGACATCGGCAAGACGGGCGATAACTTCAGTGAAAACACAAAAAGGACGTACGATGCCTGCGCCCCAGCGCAACATCGACGCCCCCGCTACGCATTCTGTAAAAAACGGTGCAGCCTCCCTCGCCTTGGCGGCAAAGGCTGGTACCGCAGGACCAGCAAGAAAGTGGCACTGCCCTGCCGTCACCCGGAGATCTCCACGATGCGGCCGAAGTCGCGGCCGAACTTGGCCTGGTATTCGGCCATCTTCTGCATGCGCTCCTGCACGCGGGTACGATCCTTCACTTCGCCGGCCAGCTGACCGCAAGCGGCATCGATATCGTCGCCACGGGTCTTGCGGATGGTGGTCACGATACCGGCATCCATCAGGATCTGCGCAAACGCCTTGATGCGCGGATTGTGCGAACGTTTCAAGCCCGACTCGGGGAAGGGGTTGAAGGGAATCAGATTGAACTTGCAGGCAATGGCGGTCTCGCCTTCCTTCACCAGCGCGACCAGTTCGCGCGCATGGGTGTCGGTGTCGTTGACGCCATCGAGCATGCAGTACTCGAAGGTGATGAAATCGCGCGGCGCGAATTCCAGATAGCGCTTGCAGGCCAGCATCAGCTCGCGCAGCGGGTGCTTGCGGTTCAGCGGAATGAGCGAATCGCGCAGCGCATCGTTGGAGGCGTGCAGCGAGACGGCCAGGGCCACCGGGCATTCCTGGGACAGCTTGTCGATCATCGGCACCACGCCGCTGGTCGACAGTGTTACGCGGCGGCGCGACAGGCCATAGGCATTGTCGTCCAGCATCAGGCGCAAGGCGGTC includes:
- the ispG gene encoding flavodoxin-dependent (E)-4-hydroxy-3-methylbut-2-enyl-diphosphate synthase codes for the protein MSSSPIASGPLARRNSRRVVISHGAREIIVGGGAPVMVQSMTNTDTADAIGTAIQIKELARAGSEIVRLTVNTPEAAAAVPAIREQLDRMGVDVPLVGDFHYNGHTLLTDYPECAQALSKYRINPGNVGKGAKRDTQFAQMIEVACKYDKPVRIGVNWGSLDQALLARIMDENAGRAEPWSAQAVMYEALVTSAIENAQRAEELGMAGDKIILSCKVSGVQDLIAVYRELARRCDYPLHLGLTEAGMGSKGIVASTAALSVLLQEGIGDTIRISLTPEPGGDRTKEVVVGQEILQTMGLRKFTPMVIACPGCGRTTSTVFQDLADKIQTFLREQMPVWKGKYPGVEAMNVAVMGCIVNGPGESKHANIGISLPGTGESPAAPVFIDGEKKMTLRGERIAEEFQNVVLEYVESHYGQGRHA
- a CDS encoding helix-turn-helix domain-containing protein; this translates as MSDQQMNEMSSQQPQDPGPSSPAQVLPGALLAGARQKKGWSVEQVASLVKLAPRQIQAIEADNYAALPGLAVARGFVRSYAKVLGLDAHALAAAMPQESAVQQRDHIVPQHSLSTPFSEGPLPAMMMSTRGNSSALPILAGVVVLALLAGAAAVRWTELGTNVPQLAFLKSHHVESAAAPDAAAEPAPATEAASSDTPVNARVETITPAPAEEASRPAAPAAEAPAPAASRPEPVQAATPAASQPASASVSAAPAASSAAPSQMSSTSVPSGLNIVNSKDLLRLTFREDSWVEIRRADKSTIISRLLKAGTTESFDVSDAATLIIGNAAGVDATLRGQPLDLKTPGGSNVARLNLN
- the rlmN gene encoding 23S rRNA (adenine(2503)-C(2))-methyltransferase RlmN, with translation MTTALTNLLDMDPAQLVAYCGELGEKPFRAKQLQRWIHQFGVSDFDQMTDLAKSLRDKLKTRAEVRAPAIISDHTSSDGTRKWLVDVGQGNAVETVFIPEENRGTLCVSTQAGCAVNCRFCSTGKQGFNRNLTVAEIIGQLWMAEFELRKTKGIEGGPKGERQITNVVMMGMGEPLLNFEPTVTALRLMLDDNAYGLSRRRVTLSTSGVVPMIDKLSQECPVALAVSLHASNDALRDSLIPLNRKHPLRELMLACKRYLEFAPRDFITFEYCMLDGVNDTDTHARELVALVKEGETAIACKFNLIPFNPFPESGLKRSHNPRIKAFAQILMDAGIVTTIRKTRGDDIDAACGQLAGEVKDRTRVQERMQKMAEYQAKFGRDFGRIVEISG